The genomic segment TGAGCGACGAGCGGCTGGCCACGGTCGTCGCCTGGAGGGAAGCCCCGTACTTCACCGACGAGGAGCGGGCGGCCCTCGCGCTGGCCGAGGCCGCGACGCGGCTGGCCGACACCTCCGACCCGGTGAGCGACGAGGTCTGGGACACGGCCGCCACCTACTTCGACGAGAAGCAGCTGGCCGCGATCGTCCTGATGATCGGCGTCACCAACATGTTCAACCGCCTCAACGCCACGACCCGCCAGATCGCCGGCGCCTGGGGCTGACGGGCACCCGCCCCGGCCGGCGGGCAAGGGCCCGCCGGCCGGCCGATCCGGGGCCACCAGGGGCGCATCGCCCCGTGAACGCCAATTTCGGAGGAGCCGCCGCCGCGACAGCTCCCCAGCATGACGATGCCATCCATCACATCACGTACCAGGAGGAATTCCACCATGAAGGACATCCAGCAGCCTGCCAGGAAGACCACCCCGGCCGCCTCGACCTTCGAGGGGTTCACGGACGAGGAGCGCGCCGCGATGAAGGAGCACGCCAAGGAGCTCAAGGCCGCCGCCCGCCGCGGATCGCGCGCTGAGAAGGCCGCGGAGGAGGAAGCCGCCGTGGTCGCGAAGATCGCCGAAATGGTGGACTCGGACCGGGTGATGGCCGAACGGATGCACGCGGTCGTCAAGGCGAGTGCGCCGGACCTCGCACCGAAGCTCTGGTACGGAATGCCCGCGTACGCCAGGGACGGCAAGGTCGTCTGCTTCTTCCAGAGCGCGCAGAAGTTCAACTCGCGGTACGCGACCTTCGGCTTCAGCGACCAGGCGCACCTCGACGACGGCGCCATGTGGCCGACTTCCTACGCCCTGAGGGAGCTGAGCGCCACCGACGAGGCGCGGATCGGCGAGATCGTGAAGCAGGCGGCCGGCTGAGGGAGGCCCGCAGGTCTGGTTCTGGCCCTTCTGGAACAAGGGCCTGAGCCCGTACGGAGTAACCGCGCCGGGCACCGCCGAGCGGCACGGCGCCCCTTGCGAGAGCCTGCCCTTGCGTGCGGCGTCAGCTACTCCACGTCGTCCCAGGCCATCGAGCTCATTCGCCAGCCGGCAGGCGTCCGGACGAACTGTGTGGTCTTGTGGCCGGAGCCCTCGAACCACTCACCCTTGAGGAAACCGGACTTGCGGTAGTCGCTGAACCGGTGCGCGATCGACCCGAAGATCTCGGTCCGCTCGGCGACCTCCCACTCGGAGAACTCCGTCAGCGTCCCATCGGTGAGGATCTTCTCCCGGGGCTCGATGAACGCCTCGAGGTCGTAGATCACGGGCTCGGCCCCGACATTCTTGATGATCATCCCCTGCGGGATGAAGACCTCGCGGACGACGTCGACGTTCGGCCGGTTGCCGGCGGTGTTGGTGAACGCGCCGAGGAAGGCGCGCATCAACTGGTCGAGCTCGGCCTTGACGTCGGACACGGGTACCCCTCCCACGGTGAAACGCTTGGCGCCTGATCGTCGCCCACCGTCCACGTGGCGGCAACCCTCCTGGAAGCCGGGGCGATCCTCGGAACGGCCGGCTGCGCGCTCAGAACGGCCGCGCTCAGAACGGCCGGGCTCAGAACGGCCGGGTGCGCGTCCGGGGCACCCGTGGGCCGCGGAACGACAGTGTGCTGCTGAGGACGAGGTTGGTGGTCGTGCTGCCGAACTGGGCCAGCGCGTCGACGATCTCCTCCAGGCCGGCCATCGATGTGGTCGCCACCTTCAGCACGTAGCAGTCGTCCCCGGTGGTGCGCAGACACTCCAGGATCTCGGAGCGCTCCTCGATCAGCCGGTGCAACGGCTCGTGCCGGGTCCCCGGATATTTCAGCCGGATCACCGCCAGCACTCCGTACCCGGTCCGCTCCAGGTTCACCTCGGCCCGGAACCCCGTGATCACCTCGGCCGCCTCCAGCCGCCGCACCCGCTCCGTCGTCGCCGACGCGCTCAGGTTCACCCGCCGGGCCAGCTCGGTGAAGGCGATCCGGCCGTCCTTCTGGAGCTCCGCCAGGATCGCCCAGTCCGTCTCGTCAAGACTCTCCGTCATCCGCCCAGATTACCGGCGAATCCACGGGCGAACCGCCGCTGAACAGGGAGGAATCCCTTCTGGCGACCCGGGCTCCCTGACTAGGCTCAGGTCTGTGAAGATCGGCGTCAACATCCTCAATTTCGGCCCCGGCACCGACCCGGGACTCCTGCGGAGCTGGGCACAGACCGTGGAGGGCCTGGGCTTCGACCTGCTGATGCTCTCGGACCACGTGGCGATCACGCCCGACGTCGCCGAGCGCTACCCGGCACCCTTCTACGAGCCCTTCACCACCCTGTCCTGGCTGGCCGGCCTCACCACCCGGATCCGGCTCGGCACCACGGTCCTCATCGTTCCGTACCGCCATCCGCTGCTCACCGCCCGGATGGCGGCCAACCTGAACGAGCTCAGCGACGGCCGGCTGGTTCTCGGGGTGGGGGTGGGCTGGGCGCGGCAGGAGTTCGCCGCCCTCGGGATCCCGTTCGAACAGCGTGGCCGCATCACCGACGACCATCTGCGCGACATCCGGACGGCCTGGGCGGACACCGCCTCCTACGGAACCCGGAAGATCCCGTTGTGGGTCGGCGGCAACAGCGACGCGGGCCTGCGCCGGGCCGTGCGGCTGGGCGACGCGTGGCATCCACTGCGCTGCACCATGCCGTGGCTGCGCGAAGCCGCCGGCAGGCTGCAGGCGGCCGCGGCCGGGCAACAGCTCCCCGTACCCGCCTTCGCCCCCCGCATCGCTCTGAAGATCACCCCCGAACCGGCCGTCGGACCGGAACGCCTCGCCGGCGAGGGGACCATCGACCAGATCGTGGACGACCTGGAACAACTACGGCTGCTGGGAGCCGACTCCGTCGTCCTCGACACCTACGGCGGCGACCCTGGCGAGACCTGCCAACCGCAGGGGAGTTGGCAGGCACTCGCCAGGGTCGCCGCTCACGTCCACCCGCCCCGCACCAGAACGGAGCCGTCATGACCACACCCGACGACCACGCCCTCCTCCGGCGGGCCATCGCGCTCGCGGCGAAGGCACGCGCCGACGGCAACCCGCCGTTCGGGTCGCTGCTGGCGGCGCCGGACGGGACGGTGCTGGCCGAGGAGCACAACACGACGCTCACCGACCAGGACATCACCGCGCACCCGGAGCTGAAACTGGCGCGGTGGGCCGCGAAGGAGCTGGACGCGGCCACCGCGGCGGAGACCACGATGTACACCAGCTGCGAGCCGTGCGAGATGTGCGCGGCGGTCATCCAGCGGGCGGGGCTGCGGCGGGTGGTGTTCGCGCTGTCCAACGAACAGCTCCTGGACATCCGGCCGGGCAGCGGCCAGCCGCCCGTCCCGCAGGACGGCCCGGCGCTCCTCGACGAGGTGCGGGAGGTCGTCGAGCCGTACTACCGCTGACCGCGAGCGTCCGGCAGCGCGGACTGCCGGCCCGTCAGGCGTTCACCAGGGTCGGGGAGAACTGGTTGGCGGGGCGGGGCAGGCCGTAGTGCTCGCGCAGGGTGCGGCCGGTGTACCCGGTGCGGAACAGACCGCGCTCCCGCAGGATCGGCAGCACCCGCTGCACGAACACCTCAAGTCCTGAGGGCAGGACGGCCGGCATGATGTTGAACCCGTCGGCCGCCCCGTTCCTGAACCAGTGCTCGATGGTGTCCGCCACCTGCACGGGCGTGCCGGCGAAGGTCCGGTGGCCGCGCCCGCCGCCGAGCCGGCCGATGAGCTGCCGTACCGTCAGCCGCTCCCGGCGCGCGAGCTCCACGACCAGCGTGTAGCGGCTCTTGGAGCCCTCGATCTGGTCCTCGTCGGGCAGGTCGGCCGGCAGTTCCTCGTCGAGGGCGAACCGGTCCGGGTCGAGCCCCAGCAGGGTGGCGAGCTGGAGTTTGGCGTACTCCGGCTGGATCAGCCGGCCCAGTTCCGCGTCCAGCTCCAGGGCCTCGGCCTCGGTGTCGCCGATGACCGGCACGATGCCCGGCAGGATCTTCACACCGTCCGGGTCCCGGCCGGCCGCCGCGGCCCGCCGCTTGACGTCCGCGTAGAACGCCTGGCCCTCCTCGAAGGTCGGCTGGGCGGTGAACACCGCCTCGGCGTAGCGTGCCGCGAAGTCCTTGCCGTCCTCGCTGGATCCGGCCTGCACCAGCAGCGGATGGGCCTGCGGTGAGCGCGGCACGTTCAGCGGACCGTCCACCTGGAAGTACTTGCCGGCATGGCCGAACCGGTGCACCCGGTCCGACTCGGCGTGCACCCCGCGGTCCTTGTCGGCCACGACCGCGTCGTCCTCCCAACTGTCCCAGAGCTTGGTGGAGACCTCGATGAACTCGGCCGCCCGCTCGTAGCGGTCGGCGTGCGCGGGCTGGGCTTCGAGGCCGAAGTTGCGCGCCGCCGCGTCGCCCGCGGTGGTGACGATGTTCCAGCCGGCCCGGCCGCCCGAGATGTGGTCCAGCGAGGAGAACCGCCGCGCCAGGTTGTACGGCTCGTTGTAGCTGGTCGACGCGGTGGCGATCAGCCCGATCCGGCTGGTCACGGCGGCCAGTGCGGTCAGCAGCACCGTCGGCTCCAGCCGGCCGCTCGGCCGCCGGCCCGGGTCGCCCCACAGCGCGGGACTGTCCGCCAGGAACAACGAGTCGAACGCGGCGTCCTCGGCGATCCGGGCGAGCCGCTGGTGGTAGGCGACGTCGATGTGTGCCAGCGGCTCGGACTCGGGCAGCCGCCAGGACGCCTCGTGATGGCCGGTGTCATGGATGAACAGATTGAAGTGCAGGCTGCGGTCGGTGCTGCTCATGATGCGTCGACTCCAAGGAGAAGGTCCGGGTGCGGGGCGGAGGGCAGGGAGTGGTAGCGGCCGTCGTGGTGGACGAGCGGCCGGTGGAAGTCGGCGAGCCAGGACGATTCGACGCGGGCGATGACGATGCGGTGGTCGCCCGCCGTCACGATGTCCGCGATCCGGACCTGCAACCACCCGGGCGCCTCGTCGAGCACCGGTGCACCACCGGGCAGTCGGCTCCAGCGGGTCGGCCCGCCGAAGCGGTCGATCCCGCTGGTGGCGAACCGCTGCGCGACGGCCTCCTGTTCGGCGCCGAGGAAGTTCACGACGGCGGTGTCGGCGTCCCGGATGTGCGGCCAGCTCGACGCGGTCGACGCGATGCCGAAGGACACCAGTGCGGGTTCCAGGGAGAGCGACGTGAGTGAGGTCGCGGTGAATCCGGCGGGACCGCGGCCGGCATCCGTGGTGATCACGACGACGCCCGCCGGGTGCCTCCGGAACACCTGCCGGAACCGGTCCGGAGTGACCGGACCCGCCTCGGTGGACATGACCGGTCCCGTCTCGGTGTACGTGACCGGACCCGCCTCGGTCGAAAGGATGTCGGTCATCATGTCTCCTTCACCCCGCCGTTCTCCTCGACTCCCAGCGCGGCCAGGAGCCGCTCGCGGTACTCGCCCAGGTGCGGGTCGCGGTACGAGCGCGGATGCGGCAGGTCGATGGTCAGATCGAGGCCGAAGCGCCCCTGGTCGAGCACCAGGACCCGGTCGGCGAGCACGATCGCCTCGTCCACGTCATGGGTCACCAGGAGCACGGAGGGCCGGTGGCGTTCCCACAGTTCACGCAGCAGGGTGTGCATCCTGATCCGGGTGAGCGCGTCGAGCGCCCCGAACGGCTCGTCGGCGAGCAGCAGTTCGGGCTCCCAGACCAGCGAACGGGCGAGCGCCGCGCGCTGCTGCTCCCCGCCGGAGAGCTGACTGGGCCAGGCCCGTTCGCGTCCGGCCAGACCGACCTCGGCCAGCGCGCCGCGGCCGCGTTCTGCGGGGTCCTTGCCCTGCGAGTCCTTGCCCCGCGCGCCGAGGAGGACGTTGTCCAGGACCCGGCGCCAGGGCAGCAGCCGGGAGTCCTGGAAGACGACCGAGAGCCGTTCGGGCGCCTGGAGTTCGCCGGTGCCGGTGACGTCGTGGTCGAGATCGGCGATGGCCCGCAGCAGGGTGCTCTTGCCCGAGCCGCTGTGTCCGAGCAGGGCGACGAACTGGCCCGGCGGGATGTCCAGGTCGATGCCGTCCAGGACCACGCGCTCGCCGAAGCCACGGGTCAGCCCGCTGATGTGGACGGCGGGCGGGGTCAGGTGTTCAACGAGCGCCGCCATGACAGCACCCTCCGTTCCAGGATGCGGACGACGGAGTCGGAGGCGAAGCCGAAGACGCCGTAGATGAGCAGACCGAGGACGATCACGTCGGTCTGGCCGTAGTTCTGCGCCTGGAACATCATGTAGCCCAGGCCGTTGGTGGCGTTGATCTGCTCCAGCACGACGAGCGAGAGCCAGGAGCCGGTCACTCCGAGCCGCAGCCCGACGAAGAAGCCGGGCAGGGCGCCGGGGATGACGATCTGCCGGATGAACTGCCACCGGCTCAGCCGGAGCACCTCGCCGAGTTCGACGAAGCGGTGGTCGATGCCCGACAGCGCCGAGTACAGGTTGAGGTAGATCGGGATGTAGACCACGATCGCGATGATCGCGACCTTGAACGTCTCCCCGATGCCGAGCCACAGGATGAACAGGGGTATCAGCCCGAGCGTCGGCACGGAACGGTTGATCTGGACCGTGCCGTCGATGACGGCCTCGCCGATCCGGCTCAGCCCGGCGAGCAGGGCCAGCACCACGCCCGCGGTCAGGCCGATGGCGAAGCCCTGGGCGGCGCGCCACAAGGACTCGGTGATGTCGGTACCGAGCGTGCCGGACGACCACAGGTGGGCGCCGGTGCGCACGACCGTCCAGGGTGCCGGCAAGGTGCGCGGGTCGAGTGAGCCGGTCACGTTGGCGACCGACCAGATCACCAGCAGCAGCGCCGGTCCCAGCAGACGGGCGTAGGGCAGGCGCTTGCCGGGAGCCAGCCGGCGCACCCGGCGGCGCACAGGCGTGGCGGTCGGTGGGCCGGTGGTCGGCGGATCGGCGGCGACCGCGTCCGCGGTGCCGGGCGCGGCGAGCTGTTCGGAGACGGTGTCCGTCACGGGAATCAACTCCGGTACTGCGCGGCGACGGCGTTGGACGCGATGGGCTCGAACCGGCGGTCGAAGAGCACATCGGCCTTGACGGACTTGACGAAGCCGCCTTCCGCGAGCAGATCGATCGTCTCCTGCTCCCAGGCGATCGCCTCGTCCCAGGTCGGGGGCAGCAGCGGCTTGTTGCTCAGGGAGGTGATCCCCTTGGCCTGATCCAGGGTGATGTGCTGGGTCTTGACGTAGTAGTCCTCGTTCCAGGTGTCCGGGTTCTCGTACACCCAGACGAGACCCTTGGCCCAGAGCGGGACATAGGCGGCGATGGCGGCCGCCTTCGCGGAGTCCGCCAGGACCGAGGCGGGCGCCCACAGGACGTTGAGCAGGTCCACGACGTCGGTGGTGACGGTGTGCGCGCCGTCCGATCCGTACCGGGTCAGATAGGCGGGCACCTGGGAGATCGCGAGCGGGGCGATGTCGACCTGCCCGGCCTGCAGCGCGGTGAGGAACTGGTTGCTGGTCAGCGGGACGAGCGTGACGTCTGCCGCCTTGATGCCCGCCTTCTTCAGGGCGCGCAGCAGCACGACGCCCTGTGCCTGCCCCTGGGAGAACGCCAGTTTCCTGCCCGCGAAGTCGGCGACGGACCGGATGTCGCTGTGCGGCTTGGTGGCGAACACGTAGGTGGGCTTACGGGTCAGGTCCACGGCGACGATCCGGGCGTCGAAGCCCTGGAAGTGGGCCTGGATCGGCGGGATGCCCGCGTTGTTGCCCACCTCCAGGGAGTGCGCCCGGAACGCGTTGATCACATCCGGTCCGGCCCCGATGCTGGGCCACGAGGACACGTCGAAGGGCAGGTTCTTCAGCAGCCCGGCGAGCTTGAGCTGCAGTTCCTGCTGTCCGGTGTACGAAGCGATGCTCAGTGCGGTGCCGGCCGGCACCGCACTCGGCAGCGGCGCGGTCGACGAGAGGGTGGGTCCCTTGGCCGCGGCGGCGGTGCAGGCGCTGAGCCCGAGGGCGGCGCCCGTGCCGAGCAGGGCTTGCAGGAAGAGTCGCCGGTCGAGGCCGGGGACAGGGTCCGAAGGACGGGTTCTGCTGCGCACGGGGGAATCCTTATGGTCGGCCACAGGTGAACACCGCGCGGCGGCGCGCGGCGGCGAGACGATGAAAGGGAGGTGAACGCGGCGCGGCGCTGCGCCGTCGTCACCGAGGTGGTCGCCCGGCGGGGCACCCGTGCCCTGGAGCGGAGACCACGGCATCGAGCCGGCGGGCAGCCGGCGGAAGGGGTCTCAGGATCCGGGCGAGAGCGCCGCACCAGCCTGCTGAGGGCATGGCGAAATATTGCGGCCCATGGGCATATGCCGGAAAGACGACTGGTGGAACCAGTTCAGCAGGAAATGAGCCGACAGCGGCGACTACATCGCATCGCACCGAGGCAGGCGCATCGCGCCTGCTCTCCGAGGTGCCGAATCGATCTCATGTCCCGACCCTAACCAGGCCCGGTCAGGGGCGACAAGGTTTCTTCTCGTCCTGGAATTAACTCCCGACGGAGCTTCGAGCTCCGCGGTCGGGCGCGGCCGCAGTCTTGGCCACGCGTTGCCTCTCCGTCTCAGTTGGCGCCCAACACGCCGACTATGGGAGGCTGTTGGAGCTCTCGGGGGCGTGGGAGGGTCGGACCGGCGAGATAAACGATCTTGTGGGCCGGAAGTACCGACTTCCCCCACGAATGTGGCGAGTTGTTACTAGTGTGATGGTTGTTGACAACCGGTCACCCTCCTTGTGCTGAGGACGTTGATGTCTGAACTCCCTTCATCCAGCGTGCGGTCCGATCATCGGGACAGCGGACGCCACGGCAGATCCCAGGCTCGCAGCCGCCGTTCCCCGGAACGCGTGGTCCCCGGACTGCGGTGGATAGCGGTGCTGCCCGCCCTGTTCATGGCCCTGCTCGGCGGAGGTGTCGCGGCCTGGCTGCTGGTCGTGGAACCGTCCAGGTCCCTGGCCGCGGTGGTG from the Streptomyces sp. RKAG293 genome contains:
- a CDS encoding LLM class flavin-dependent oxidoreductase; translated protein: MKIGVNILNFGPGTDPGLLRSWAQTVEGLGFDLLMLSDHVAITPDVAERYPAPFYEPFTTLSWLAGLTTRIRLGTTVLIVPYRHPLLTARMAANLNELSDGRLVLGVGVGWARQEFAALGIPFEQRGRITDDHLRDIRTAWADTASYGTRKIPLWVGGNSDAGLRRAVRLGDAWHPLRCTMPWLREAAGRLQAAAAGQQLPVPAFAPRIALKITPEPAVGPERLAGEGTIDQIVDDLEQLRLLGADSVVLDTYGGDPGETCQPQGSWQALARVAAHVHPPRTRTEPS
- a CDS encoding DUF1801 domain-containing protein, translating into MKDIQQPARKTTPAASTFEGFTDEERAAMKEHAKELKAAARRGSRAEKAAEEEAAVVAKIAEMVDSDRVMAERMHAVVKASAPDLAPKLWYGMPAYARDGKVVCFFQSAQKFNSRYATFGFSDQAHLDDGAMWPTSYALRELSATDEARIGEIVKQAAG
- a CDS encoding carboxymuconolactone decarboxylase family protein — encoded protein: MQSRMQNPAAVLSDAMQPIQQLFKAVHSGGVDGQTLELVHLRVSQINGCSACVDGGAKSARKAGVSDERLATVVAWREAPYFTDEERAALALAEAATRLADTSDPVSDEVWDTAATYFDEKQLAAIVLMIGVTNMFNRLNATTRQIAGAWG
- a CDS encoding flavin reductase family protein — its product is MSTEAGPVTPDRFRQVFRRHPAGVVVITTDAGRGPAGFTATSLTSLSLEPALVSFGIASTASSWPHIRDADTAVVNFLGAEQEAVAQRFATSGIDRFGGPTRWSRLPGGAPVLDEAPGWLQVRIADIVTAGDHRIVIARVESSWLADFHRPLVHHDGRYHSLPSAPHPDLLLGVDAS
- a CDS encoding ABC transporter ATP-binding protein; the protein is MAALVEHLTPPAVHISGLTRGFGERVVLDGIDLDIPPGQFVALLGHSGSGKSTLLRAIADLDHDVTGTGELQAPERLSVVFQDSRLLPWRRVLDNVLLGARGKDSQGKDPAERGRGALAEVGLAGRERAWPSQLSGGEQQRAALARSLVWEPELLLADEPFGALDALTRIRMHTLLRELWERHRPSVLLVTHDVDEAIVLADRVLVLDQGRFGLDLTIDLPHPRSYRDPHLGEYRERLLAALGVEENGGVKET
- a CDS encoding LLM class flavin-dependent oxidoreductase encodes the protein MSSTDRSLHFNLFIHDTGHHEASWRLPESEPLAHIDVAYHQRLARIAEDAAFDSLFLADSPALWGDPGRRPSGRLEPTVLLTALAAVTSRIGLIATASTSYNEPYNLARRFSSLDHISGGRAGWNIVTTAGDAAARNFGLEAQPAHADRYERAAEFIEVSTKLWDSWEDDAVVADKDRGVHAESDRVHRFGHAGKYFQVDGPLNVPRSPQAHPLLVQAGSSEDGKDFAARYAEAVFTAQPTFEEGQAFYADVKRRAAAAGRDPDGVKILPGIVPVIGDTEAEALELDAELGRLIQPEYAKLQLATLLGLDPDRFALDEELPADLPDEDQIEGSKSRYTLVVELARRERLTVRQLIGRLGGGRGHRTFAGTPVQVADTIEHWFRNGAADGFNIMPAVLPSGLEVFVQRVLPILRERGLFRTGYTGRTLREHYGLPRPANQFSPTLVNA
- a CDS encoding ABC transporter substrate-binding protein — its product is MRSRTRPSDPVPGLDRRLFLQALLGTGAALGLSACTAAAAKGPTLSSTAPLPSAVPAGTALSIASYTGQQELQLKLAGLLKNLPFDVSSWPSIGAGPDVINAFRAHSLEVGNNAGIPPIQAHFQGFDARIVAVDLTRKPTYVFATKPHSDIRSVADFAGRKLAFSQGQAQGVVLLRALKKAGIKAADVTLVPLTSNQFLTALQAGQVDIAPLAISQVPAYLTRYGSDGAHTVTTDVVDLLNVLWAPASVLADSAKAAAIAAYVPLWAKGLVWVYENPDTWNEDYYVKTQHITLDQAKGITSLSNKPLLPPTWDEAIAWEQETIDLLAEGGFVKSVKADVLFDRRFEPIASNAVAAQYRS
- a CDS encoding nucleoside deaminase yields the protein MTTPDDHALLRRAIALAAKARADGNPPFGSLLAAPDGTVLAEEHNTTLTDQDITAHPELKLARWAAKELDAATAAETTMYTSCEPCEMCAAVIQRAGLRRVVFALSNEQLLDIRPGSGQPPVPQDGPALLDEVREVVEPYYR
- a CDS encoding DUF4440 domain-containing protein codes for the protein MSDVKAELDQLMRAFLGAFTNTAGNRPNVDVVREVFIPQGMIIKNVGAEPVIYDLEAFIEPREKILTDGTLTEFSEWEVAERTEIFGSIAHRFSDYRKSGFLKGEWFEGSGHKTTQFVRTPAGWRMSSMAWDDVE
- a CDS encoding Lrp/AsnC family transcriptional regulator — translated: MTESLDETDWAILAELQKDGRIAFTELARRVNLSASATTERVRRLEAAEVITGFRAEVNLERTGYGVLAVIRLKYPGTRHEPLHRLIEERSEILECLRTTGDDCYVLKVATTSMAGLEEIVDALAQFGSTTTNLVLSSTLSFRGPRVPRTRTRPF
- a CDS encoding ABC transporter permease, whose product is MTDTVSEQLAAPGTADAVAADPPTTGPPTATPVRRRVRRLAPGKRLPYARLLGPALLLVIWSVANVTGSLDPRTLPAPWTVVRTGAHLWSSGTLGTDITESLWRAAQGFAIGLTAGVVLALLAGLSRIGEAVIDGTVQINRSVPTLGLIPLFILWLGIGETFKVAIIAIVVYIPIYLNLYSALSGIDHRFVELGEVLRLSRWQFIRQIVIPGALPGFFVGLRLGVTGSWLSLVVLEQINATNGLGYMMFQAQNYGQTDVIVLGLLIYGVFGFASDSVVRILERRVLSWRRSLNT